Below is a genomic region from Neisseria zoodegmatis.
TTGCATATTCTTACCGAAAAATATTGGTAAAAAAATGCATTCAAGGCTAAAATCGGCACGTGTTTTTCCCGAAATACTTTAAAACCATAAATAATAACGGAGTTGAAAAAAATGACCGCTAAAGGACAAATGTTACAAGATCCTTTTTTGAACGCTTTGCGTAAAGAGCATGTGCCTGTTTCCATCTACTTGGTAAACGGCATCAAGCTGCAGGGGCAAGTTGAATCGTTTGACCAGTATGTTGTATTGCTGCGTAATACATCTGTTACGCAGATGGTTTACAAACATGCGATTTCCACTATCGTTCCGGCTCGTGCCGTGAGCTTGCAGCATGAAAACAAACAGCCTGCCGCTGCGCCAGTTCAGGTTGAAACCACCCAGCCTTCCGCCTAAGCGGGAGGGTAGTTAAAATACCTTACCTTCAGGGGTAAGGTATTTTTTCTCATACTTTCAGACGGCCTGTGATGCTGCTGCAAAACATTCTGCCTTTTACCCATGATTTGCTGCGCGCCCATATCCGCGCCGGCGATACCGTGCTTGACGGTACGGCAGGCAACGGCCACGATACGCTTTTGCTGGCGCAATGCGTGGGTGAGGGCGGCAAGGTTTGGGTGTTTGACGTTCAGGAGCAGGCATTAGCCGCAACGGCGAAACGCTTGCAGGATGAAGCCGTGCAGGCAAACGTGGAATATGTGCACGCCGGGCATGAAACGCTGGCAGATTATGTGCGCGAACCGCTGGCCGCTGCCGTATTCAATTTCGGCTGGCTGCCCGGCGGCGATAAAAGCATTACCACTCAAGCGGATACCAGCATCCGTGCATTAAATGCCGCTTTAACCTTGTTGAAAAAAGGCGGCTTGCTGGTCGCTGTGGTTTATCCCGGCCACGAGGCCGGTGCGCACG
It encodes:
- the hfq gene encoding RNA chaperone Hfq, which encodes MTAKGQMLQDPFLNALRKEHVPVSIYLVNGIKLQGQVESFDQYVVLLRNTSVTQMVYKHAISTIVPARAVSLQHENKQPAAAPVQVETTQPSA
- a CDS encoding class I SAM-dependent methyltransferase, whose amino-acid sequence is MLLQNILPFTHDLLRAHIRAGDTVLDGTAGNGHDTLLLAQCVGEGGKVWVFDVQEQALAATAKRLQDEAVQANVEYVHAGHETLADYVREPLAAAVFNFGWLPGGDKSITTQADTSIRALNAALTLLKKGGLLVAVVYPGHEAGAHEASAIESWARTLPQKQYAVLKYGFINRQNRPPYLLAIEKLS